Proteins from one Patescibacteria group bacterium genomic window:
- a CDS encoding DUF134 domain-containing protein: MPRPKLYRKIRFNPKVTYFKPQGVPMRFLKVVELTHEEAEALRLKNVKEFDQKKAAKKMNTSQSTFQRILSSAYKKISEAIIKGKAISIHE; this comes from the coding sequence ATGCCCCGTCCAAAACTTTATAGAAAAATTAGATTTAACCCAAAAGTTACTTATTTTAAACCGCAAGGCGTGCCTATGCGTTTTTTGAAAGTAGTAGAATTAACTCATGAAGAAGCCGAGGCTCTAAGACTAAAAAATGTTAAAGAGTTTGATCAGAAAAAAGCGGCTAAAAAAATGAATACTTCTCAAAGTACTTTTCAGAGAATTTTATCTTCGGCTTATAAAAAAATCTCTGAAGCCATAATTAAAGGAAAGGCTATTTCTATCCATGAATAA
- a CDS encoding DUF5320 domain-containing protein, giving the protein MSGYDGRGPVWGGGPGAGWGTGPCGAGCSRRGFGQGFGRGRGMGQGFGFRNQGYVPSQNWTKSDEKRALNEEKEALREELKAVEEELKVLQSKKNK; this is encoded by the coding sequence ATGTCAGGATATGACGGAAGAGGTCCAGTTTGGGGCGGTGGTCCGGGCGCTGGCTGGGGCACAGGCCCTTGCGGCGCTGGTTGTAGCCGCCGAGGCTTTGGCCAAGGATTTGGCCGTGGTCGTGGTATGGGTCAAGGCTTTGGTTTTAGAAACCAAGGTTACGTTCCAAGCCAAAACTGGACCAAATCAGACGAAAAAAGAGCCTTAAATGAAGAAAAAGAAGCTCTTCGGGAAGAACTCAAAGCCGTAGAAGAAGAACTAAAGGTTCTCCAGTCTAAAAAAAATAAATAA
- a CDS encoding FAD-dependent oxidoreductase — protein sequence MKKSEIIIIGGGPGGITAALETRKNYPKQKITLIRKTEKSPIPCGIPYTFNSLDSIDKNIIPDEKLTDNNIELIIDEVIQINKENKKISTPNFEMEYEKLILATGSNPKSLPIKGLDENKHWLIKKDCPYLEKLRQAMLKAKEVVIIGGGFIGLEIADDLTKKEGKNITVIEAMDVCLGLAFDQEMAKKAQEALKEKKVNIITGAKVEKIEKGKVIYNNGQEIKNDLLILSVGASPEITLAKKAGLEISSNNSIKINKYGQTSDKDIFAVGDCAQKIDFITQKESPAMLASIACLEARIAAINLYKKNKENQGIISVSSTKIADLTLASAGFNENICQKQNIKFKTGPFETFDHHPGSLPNSQKINCKLIFNQKNVLIGGEVMGPKTCGEIINIIALAIQKKMTAQDLKYLQVGTHPLLTASPIAYPIIKAAGSVL from the coding sequence ATGAAAAAATCAGAGATAATAATTATCGGCGGCGGCCCGGGCGGTATTACCGCCGCTTTGGAAACGCGAAAAAATTATCCAAAACAAAAAATTACTCTCATCCGTAAAACAGAAAAGAGTCCGATTCCCTGCGGTATTCCTTATACCTTTAACAGCCTGGACTCGATTGATAAAAACATTATTCCGGACGAAAAATTGACTGATAACAATATCGAATTAATTATTGATGAAGTTATTCAAATTAACAAAGAAAATAAAAAAATAAGCACCCCTAATTTTGAAATGGAATATGAAAAATTAATTTTAGCCACTGGCTCGAATCCTAAATCACTACCTATTAAGGGTCTTGATGAAAATAAACACTGGTTAATTAAAAAAGATTGCCCCTACTTAGAAAAACTGCGTCAGGCTATGTTAAAAGCTAAAGAAGTAGTGATTATTGGCGGCGGTTTTATTGGTCTGGAAATTGCTGATGACCTGACTAAAAAAGAAGGTAAAAATATTACAGTTATCGAAGCCATGGATGTTTGTCTGGGCCTGGCTTTTGATCAGGAAATGGCTAAAAAAGCTCAAGAGGCCTTAAAAGAAAAAAAAGTTAATATTATTACTGGTGCCAAGGTTGAAAAAATAGAAAAAGGCAAAGTTATATACAATAATGGCCAGGAAATAAAAAATGATCTTCTTATTTTATCAGTTGGAGCCAGTCCAGAAATTACTTTAGCTAAAAAAGCTGGTTTAGAAATTTCTTCAAATAATTCTATTAAAATTAATAAGTACGGCCAGACTTCGGATAAAGACATTTTCGCGGTTGGTGATTGTGCTCAAAAAATTGACTTTATCACCCAAAAAGAAAGCCCGGCTATGCTAGCTTCTATTGCCTGTCTGGAAGCCCGGATAGCCGCGATTAATCTTTACAAAAAAAATAAAGAAAACCAAGGTATTATTTCAGTCAGCTCGACTAAAATTGCTGATTTGACCCTGGCTTCAGCTGGCTTTAATGAAAATATTTGTCAAAAACAAAATATTAAATTTAAAACCGGGCCGTTTGAAACTTTTGACCATCATCCGGGTAGTTTACCAAATAGTCAAAAAATAAACTGTAAATTAATTTTTAATCAAAAAAATGTATTAATTGGCGGGGAAGTGATGGGACCCAAAACATGCGGAGAAATCATTAATATTATAGCCCTGGCCATCCAAAAAAAGATGACCGCCCAGGATTTGAAATATTTACAAGTAGGTACTCATCCACTTTTAACCGCTTCGCCGATTGCTTATCCGATTATTAAAGCGGCTGGATCAGTTTTGTAA
- a CDS encoding permease, with product MANPIKKITNRIGANWFFLIIVLIIYLIVTIFSPSLGYRSFLGAFNIFVEIIPVIILVFFLVFVFNLFISPEKVVQYLGNSAGFKGWFLSIVFGILSSGPIYMWYPLLKDLKNKGMRPAFITAFLYNRAIKIPLLSMMVFYLGWALVIILNFYMIIFSVINGYIVEKIISSSGAMPKDGQGFTSGEKRKEKI from the coding sequence ATGGCTAATCCTATAAAAAAAATTACTAATCGTATTGGCGCTAACTGGTTTTTTCTGATTATTGTTTTAATTATTTATTTAATAGTAACTATTTTCAGTCCTTCTTTGGGTTACCGATCTTTTTTAGGAGCTTTCAATATTTTTGTAGAAATAATACCGGTAATTATTTTAGTTTTCTTTTTAGTTTTTGTGTTTAATCTTTTTATTTCGCCGGAAAAAGTGGTACAGTATTTAGGAAATTCCGCTGGTTTTAAAGGCTGGTTTTTATCGATTGTTTTTGGTATTCTTTCCTCGGGACCGATTTATATGTGGTATCCACTTTTAAAAGATTTAAAAAACAAGGGCATGCGACCAGCTTTTATCACGGCTTTTCTTTACAACCGCGCTATTAAAATACCGCTTCTTTCAATGATGGTTTTTTATTTGGGTTGGGCTTTGGTTATAATTTTAAATTTTTACATGATAATATTTTCCGTGATCAACGGATATATAGTCGAAAAAATAATTTCCTCCAGTGGCGCCATGCCAAAGGACGGGCAAGGATTCACCTCTGGGGAAAAAAGAAAGGAAAAAATATGA
- a CDS encoding NifB/NifX family molybdenum-iron cluster-binding protein produces MKIAIATLEKNPDSEISTSAGRAPFYLIFNEKGEVLETWQNVFAKGGGGAGFAVTDAMKEKGVAVIIAGQFGQNMIGAMDSAGIRYMEKKGQAKESAQKIE; encoded by the coding sequence ATGAAAATTGCTATTGCTACCTTAGAAAAAAATCCTGACTCGGAAATTTCCACCTCGGCCGGGCGCGCTCCTTTTTATCTTATTTTTAATGAAAAAGGAGAAGTTTTGGAGACTTGGCAAAATGTCTTTGCCAAGGGCGGTGGCGGGGCCGGATTTGCGGTGACCGATGCTATGAAGGAAAAAGGAGTGGCTGTAATTATCGCCGGCCAGTTTGGTCAGAATATGATCGGGGCCATGGACTCGGCTGGTATCAGGTATATGGAAAAAAAGGGTCAGGCTAAGGAATCAGCTCAGAAAATTGAATAA
- the lgt gene encoding prolipoprotein diacylglyceryl transferase — protein sequence MFIHNLNPNLLKIGSVQIRWYGLLFVLGLLFYIFFTRWVFKKANQSVKKLEDLFIYLFFGFLIGARLGHVFFFQWPYYSKNPGDIIKIWQGGLNSHGAMIGLLVAYIIFYFIEKRKNPDFNFYQYSDLLVIGIPIVAMMVRIGNFINAEVLGRLTNSSWGVVYQSLGENIARHPVQIYEAIAALIIFFILLGVFLNKKTKPYFMTFLFLLLYFGSRFILEFFKKYQILEKSGTWTLGLTMGQALSVIPILVTLIYFIYYYPRIKFKE from the coding sequence ATGTTTATCCATAATTTAAATCCTAATTTATTAAAAATCGGCTCTGTACAAATCCGCTGGTATGGTCTGCTTTTTGTTTTGGGGCTTTTATTTTATATTTTCTTTACCCGTTGGGTTTTTAAAAAAGCAAATCAGTCAGTCAAAAAACTGGAAGATCTTTTTATTTATTTATTTTTTGGCTTTTTAATTGGGGCTCGTTTAGGACATGTTTTTTTCTTTCAATGGCCGTATTACTCAAAAAATCCGGGTGATATTATTAAAATATGGCAAGGTGGCCTAAACAGTCATGGAGCCATGATTGGATTATTAGTAGCTTATATTATTTTTTATTTTATAGAAAAAAGAAAAAATCCAGATTTTAATTTTTACCAGTATTCAGATTTATTAGTCATTGGTATCCCCATAGTAGCCATGATGGTGAGAATAGGTAATTTTATTAATGCCGAAGTTTTAGGCCGGCTAACAAATTCTTCCTGGGGAGTAGTTTACCAATCTTTAGGGGAAAATATAGCTCGCCATCCGGTTCAAATCTATGAAGCAATAGCCGCTTTAATTATATTTTTTATTTTACTGGGGGTTTTTCTAAACAAAAAAACCAAGCCTTACTTTATGACCTTTTTATTTTTGCTTTTGTATTTTGGCTCTCGGTTTATCTTGGAATTTTTTAAAAAATACCAGATTTTAGAAAAATCTGGCACCTGGACTTTGGGTTTAACCATGGGGCAAGCTCTTTCAGTGATACCGATTTTAGTGACTTTGATTTATTTTATTTATTATTATCCAAGGATAAAATTTAAAGAATAA
- a CDS encoding class I SAM-dependent methyltransferase, translating into MSKKNNKKTCTSQTYSQIAKELGQGYDQYFNKIVKPEADKFLSQIKPAGKILDAGCGAGTHTLYFKEKGYHPSAIDISPGMVKLCRKKGLEAKVMDLENLEFRNNTFDGLWCHTSLIHFDKKEKIKKVLKKMAVILKPKSPLFVALREGHKNGWELYNEKPGTKRWFLYFQKGELKKYLPVSFKVTKENITPFKNRRFLNYHLILKK; encoded by the coding sequence ATGTCTAAAAAAAATAACAAAAAGACTTGTACCAGCCAGACCTATTCCCAAATAGCTAAAGAATTAGGCCAGGGATATGATCAATATTTTAATAAAATTGTTAAACCAGAAGCTGATAAATTTCTCTCGCAAATAAAACCAGCCGGCAAAATTTTAGACGCTGGTTGTGGTGCTGGCACTCATACGCTTTATTTTAAAGAAAAAGGTTATCATCCTTCGGCCATTGATATTAGTCCAGGCATGGTCAAGCTCTGCCGGAAAAAAGGACTAGAAGCTAAAGTTATGGATCTGGAAAATTTAGAATTTAGAAACAATACCTTTGACGGCCTTTGGTGCCATACTTCTTTAATTCATTTTGATAAAAAAGAAAAAATAAAAAAAGTACTAAAAAAAATGGCAGTAATTCTAAAGCCAAAATCGCCGCTCTTTGTCGCTTTAAGAGAAGGCCATAAAAATGGCTGGGAATTATATAATGAAAAGCCAGGCACTAAAAGATGGTTTCTTTATTTTCAAAAAGGTGAGCTCAAAAAATATCTACCGGTTTCTTTTAAAGTAACTAAAGAAAACATAACTCCATTTAAAAATCGTCGATTTTTAAATTATCATCTTATACTTAAAAAATAA